In Zingiber officinale cultivar Zhangliang chromosome 1A, Zo_v1.1, whole genome shotgun sequence, the DNA window GTTATAGGACATGGTCAGAGCCTGCTCCTTGTTCTAATTCCACATTACAAGAATTTTATGCTCCATTTTAGCTTCAAAAATGCCTCTTATCaatgaaaaataagaaaagagcatatctctgaaccaaaagagtaaaagTAATGTTCATGAAAAGCAAGAAAATATATGTCAAACAATGctttaaaacatgcataatttacACATATTATAAGCCTAAACTTAAACATTTGTTTGTCTTCAAGCAAAATCTGCAATCTAGATTTATGTATGTAAATGATTAATCATAATCCTTAATGAATCAATCTAATCCTATATGTAGTTTCACTAATGAGCAAGATAACAAAAttatttgagtatgacctaaatagAAGTTCTTTGTGCTCAGTGCAATGAATGGTTTAACATTTTCAAGTGTCAATCTCCAAATTTAATCAAATCATCATCTAACCGTGTTCCTCATACTTCTGGCAATAGGTACTTACCTGCTACTCGCAAAGTTCTTCCCTTTCAAATTTTATACAAGGTCTCAAAGAAATACTCGATACCAAGAGAAACATATCAGGTATGACTTAAATAGAAGTTCTTTGTACTCAGTGAAATAAGTGGTTTAACATTTTCAAGTATCAATCTCTAAGTTTAGTCAATTGTCATCTAACCGTATTCCTCATGCTTCCAGCAATAGGCATTTATCTGTCACTCGCAAAGTTCTTTCTTCGTAaagtctacacaaggtctcaaagaaaTACTCGGTATCAAGAGAAATATATCAATTATTTCCCCAGTAATTTAACTCGGTCTTAAAAGGATAACTTATTAGTTTCCACTTATAATAActattttctatattttattctcaattttttttaagtactTGTAAAGTGTAACATTTGAACAaaccctttttttctatttttattaggATTCTGATTTTTCCTAATCAGTTGATATGATCCAAGTTTATTcagtaattaaaatataattaaattgtaACCTAGGAAGTAagagtattattttaattttattaatcatgattattttttaaattttttaattgaagaatataatttattttgaaatttattgattCATCCTCgtgtttcttgtttttttttgttggatATATTGCCTTTAATGCTCATCCATATTAAGGTGGTGATTATGGAGCACTTGACCATAAATGATAATAATATACGACCCAGGCACCCAGCTACAAATAACACTAATAATACTGACATAGACAATTAAATAAAGACATATTTAATCTCAATTAGATAGGTAATATAATCCTCTGCTTGGATGGGTTGAGCGAAATGGAAGGATAAGCGAGAGAAATGGAGACTCTGAGAAATGGACACTAATAATACTGACATAgacaatttatcaaatgcctTGATTTTTAAGGGTTTTCTCAGATATCAGCAAATTAAAGCTCGTAGACTCTGAGTGCTCTGAAAAAAGTTCTATAAATGCGCTCCATAGTTTGATGGTCTCTCATCTTCCTCCGATCAGCGTGGTAGGCCTTTTTCTTCCCAAAACCAAGAGAAGGTTTGACCATGGCGACGCTCACTGTTCCCAAGCCAGTTCCTTCCCCGGCTGAGGACGCCGAGGCCATCCACAAGGCCTGCCAAGGTTTTCACTTTCTCTTAACTTGATGAGTTTGCTGCTTTGAATCCGTCTTGTTGATTGCCGAGGCATGCTCAAGgtcaatatttaaaattatgatttaaataaattttaatcaagatttattttaataggtaattttaaatttttaggtgaataatttttaagtttttagatTTGATTACTTTTTgtaggttaaaattaaatttaatagtttttaattttttacacgttaaattttagtttgattgataacttttttttttttttactttaagttatatttggtttttaattttttttatttttttattaaaattagatctggaatttttaattttttaataaaagttaagtttggttaataaatttaaaatatttattggttacattgattttttttataaaaatattatgttCAGTGGATCGGATCGGATTAGGTCgagttggattttttttaaacccAATTTGAATTTGACTTGAACCTGAGTTCAACCCAAAATATTTAAATTCACATTTAATGAACTAGTTACTCATAATTAACATCCACATGCTAACTCTCAATATCTCAATGTTTCCAGCTAGCGAGGATCGACTGCTTGGATAAGCAAAGGAGTATAACATATACTAGTCTCACATAATTAATGATATCCAATCTCATTGATTCATCTATTAGAAAATGTTTCAATACTTATATAATTACACATAATGAGATATCCACTAATTATGAttcaatcataatttctctcatgctatgtagTATATTGTGGACTTTATTAATCGTTTAAGATTgaatcatatatatatagaatgCACACTCAAAcagtaaattttatttatcaaataaataatataatgtcTAAAGCAATTGCCTTAGAATACTCTCAAATATAATAGATTGACTGGAGAAGTAAAGGAGTGGAGCTGACTAAGCAAAATAAGTTGTCGGGAAATCAGACTACTAATCCTTGAAGGCAAGTGTATCGATATGAAGGAGTAAGGTAATTGAACCCTGAAGTTAGGATAGATCGATATGAAGGAGTCGGGAAGTTGAGCCCCTGGAGTCGGGGAATTGAACCGAATAATAACTTTCATGGCCTAATGCAACCTGAGCAGGGTTGATCCACACCAGACTTTTGACCCATCCCAGTACACGTGGAAACTTTTGATTTACTTCCCGGATCACTAATATCTAGCATTGGCTTCATCAAGGACTTTGGTTAATGTCATTAAAGCACAAGGCTAACAAAATTTTTATTGTATTTATCTGCTGCATTTTTCGTTCTTCTACGGCTTATTTCGATACTTGCTCAGATACAGTGGTCTGGAATAGCATATATAAGTTCATAAAGAAACTGTGAAGCAAAATTTGTCTAAGCTAAATAGCCTTACCGCGACTCTACATGTCTCAGGATGGATAGTTAACGGGCAGACACTGATCAGCATTTTAGCACATAGAGATGCCGCCCAAAGAAAGCAGATTCAGTTGGCTTTTAAGGAATTGTCCAAGGAGGATCTCACCAAAAAACTCGAGTCAGTACTGTCAGGACACTTTGAGGTAGTTATTTTTCTCAACCTTTATATTGTCCGATGAAAGTTTTTATCTATAGCGGCAAAATCATTCACATAAGCTAATATTATAATGCGAAGAGATCGACATGAACTTAGATGTGACATTAAACAATACTACTACGTATGTAAGTACATAATTAGTGGTGTATCTGATTATATTTGACTCATCAGAAAGCAGTATACCGCTGGAATTTTGAACCAGTCGAGAGAGAGGCTGTGATGGCTTATATTGCCTTGAAGAAGATTTTTAATCCCCGTGTGATCATAGAAATTGCATGCGTCAACTCGCCAAACGAGCTTCTAGTTGTGAAAAAGGCGTACCAAGCTAAGTATCGGTGCTCTCTGGAAGAAGATGTGGCTGCTCACACTGATGGAGATTTGCGCAAGGTATGTTGCTCTGAAAACATTACTACTATCTACTATTAAGTCGCAAGACTCTGAAGTTTCACTTTTTGCAGCTACTCTTTGCACTCGTAAGCACATACCACTACGATGGAAAGGATATTGATGCGAGGTTAGCTAAATCAGAAGCCAAGATTTTGCAAAAGCATATAAAGGATAATGAACTGAACCATAGCGAAATCATAAGAATCGTGGGTACTAGAGGCAAGGCACAGGTTAATGCTACTTTCAATAGCTACAGAGAAGAATATGGTACTTCGATTCAAGAGGTCTCGATTGAATCTTGAACTACAACCGCTCGAGTTCTTGTAGCTGAAATTATTCTAGGGAACTAAGTCTCTTTATACTTTGATCAGGCTTTGGCTGGTAAATCTACAGGTGAATTTGCACTGGCACTCCAAGCAGCGGTTGCTTGCATCATCGATCCCCACTTGTACTTTGTCGAGGTGGACAGATTAACCATGAGTTCTAACTTGGCATAATGGACATCGTTTTTCTTGTGTGATGCACTGAAAATCCATGAGTTCTGACCATGAGttgtttttgagttttaggtCCTTGATGCTGCTCTCGAGAAATCAGATGAAGACGCACTGACTCGCGTTATCGTAATGCGCGCCGAGAAAGATCTCGGGGAGATCAAAGATAAGTTTCATAAGCAGAAGAATGTTCTCCTTGAACAAGTAGTGGAAAAAAAGACTTCTGGAGATTACGAGGGCTTTCTCATCGCTTTATTGGGTGCCTGAAACACCTAATGCGTCTTCGACAACTCTGCTCTTTCAGTGTTCTTGTGGGTCAAGTTTTGCCTTCAGACCTTGCTTGTGCTCGAGGCAAACTTTCTTTATCAGCATCTGTCTAGTGCTTGAAGAGCTTGGTTTGGTGTGCTAAATAATTTGGTTTCTTTGCTGTTTGTCTAGCTATGTTGGAGTCTTGTTGTTGTGATGTTGTATGAACTAGCTCGATATGAAGAATAAATCTCTATGTcttgtcttctttcttcttttgcTTCTTAGCCAAAGAAATGTCAATGTCGAACAGCAAATGAAAGGATAACATACCAATGGGTGTTTCAGTGGAACACAGTATAATTAATAGTAGGAAGAGAATCCAAACCTGAGCAAGTGCGAAGCCTGCTCTAGAAAAACAAATTCATAAGCCAGAATAACTTCGACTCAAACACCAGCAAGAAAATATATCACCCTCAGAAATCTTGAGCAAGTTCTTTAGTGATAGCTAGCTGCAATAGATTCTGGATGATGcttaatttccttcttcttgttgtgAACTGAGGAAATATTACACTTTTTCAGTGAACCCCAAACTCTCGTAAAGTTGCAATTTCTGTGTGGAGAACTCTTGCTACAAACTGGTTTAGGACTCATTATTTTGAACAACTCATTCTCATAAAAGATTATAATGTAAAATTTGTGAAGTTTGAACTGTGTTCTTTTTAATGAAAAGATTATCCACTTAGAAATCAAAAAACTGAAATTGTGTCTTGTTGTTTTTTATGCACAATTATAATGTCTGAATTGTTACTGATAGTTCCTAATTACCTTGGCATTCTTCTCTGTTTCCTTCTGGTGtcggttgctacttggaaagcctagaggttccactgtacaaaaattttgtacaaaggactgaaccttttcctagctaccatgtgttcttttaaattaaattttggatcgtctgcagaacttaacacgtttgatccaaaacttaatctatttgttcttttaggttttgacttggatctcctgcggaacttaacacgttcgacccaaatcaccttaaattattaattccattaaatattaatttccataatcggttcccagtactgacgtggcgagccacatggccttcttggatatgggagcaaccaccaccgactagacaaaaccttttatagaaagttaatatttaatttcctaaaataactttaggtcaaccgaaaagaacaatcaaatcacaaggaaaagaaaaacaaaagaacactatatcgaaaacaaattcgaaacactaaaatcgtatgcctcttgtatttgatattatttccaaaaataactagtatgatgcggaaaagaaaaatactagttataccttttgaaagacctcttgatcttctatcgtattcctcttctaacctcggacgttgtgtgggcaacgatctatcgagatgagaatccacctaagccaccttcttctccaagcaatattcggccaccacaaaagctccatgaaaggatgaggttcggccaccaccaagctccaagggatgctagaaacgaagcctcctttctctccttcttctcctagctagaaccggccaccatggacttctcttatgttgatgccaccggccacaaaggaggaagaaaagagaaggagaagaggccctagggccggccacaccaaagaagaaaaagagaagaagaaaaataatagagtcgttagccatgaaggcacctctacctcctcttttatattccttggtcttggcaaataaggaaattttaataaaaatttccttaattcctttgtcatgaaaaggaaaatttaattaattaaaattaaaaatcttttcttaaatcatatggccggtcacaaccaaatctccaagcaaataaaattttaaacacaaattaaaacttccttatttgcttccggaaattctccaatatttttttcccttcatggtggtttgtaaaaaggaaattttataaattaaaatatctcctttaaacatgtggatgatttacaaataagaaaaattttaattaaaatttaaaacttccttttaaaacatctctccacaaaaagaaatattttaattaaaattcttttcctcttaaTTCCATGTGATCACGTTGGCAATTGGCAAGCTTCTCACAATGACTTCATTGCCAAGCAAAAACGTGACTTAATTGCCAAGCAAAAAATATGAGTTGCTGCTTCTCACGTTGACTTCATTGCCAAGCAAAAACGTGACTTAATTTGCCAAGCAAAAATATGAGTTGCTGCTTCTCACGTTTTAAGCAAACGACATCTCACAGCAAGTAAATATGAACTTGCTGTTCACGTTGTTCACAATAATATAGAGCATTTTTGGATAGTTATACCAATAACAAGGATTATAAGATGAGCTTAGATGGATACACTACTTTATATATtcagaggctatgatagggaccgagaggagaaattggttttggtctcccgatgaaattaagcttcccgtattcgccccgaacacacaacttaatttcatcaataataattcattccactaaagaactattattgaactaccgcatcaatcccaaattacattttgggctccttcttattatgagtgtgttaatctccctgtgtttaagatgtcgaatgtccactaattaaatgagttactgacaactcacttaattaatttcttagtccaagagtagtaccactcaacctcatcatcatgtcggactaagtccacctgcagggtttaacatgacaatccttatgagctcctcttgggaacattctcaacctagattactaggacacagtttccttctataatcaacaacacacactataagtgatatcatttcccaacttatcaggcttattgattcatcgaactaaatctcacccattaataaattaaagaaataaatatcaaatatatgtgcttgttattatattaggattaagagcacacacttccataataactgaggtctttgtttctttataaagtcagtataaaagaaaacgacttctaatggtcctactcaatacactcttagtgtactagtgtaattatatagttaagataaactaacacctaattacactacgaccttccaatggtttgttcctttccatcatggtcgtgagctactgtttataatttataaggtactgataacatgatcttctgtgtgtgacaccacacaccatgttatctacaatataaattaattgagcaactacatttatcgtaaatgtagacatttgaccaatgtgattcttatttctagataaatatttataccaaaagttaagcttttagtatacatcctaacatctgGATCTGGCTTGCTTCTTTTGCTAAGCTATCCATGATGCCCTCTTGCTCATTTAGAATTTTGTGAGCCAAAGTTTCCTTTgcaagcttctccttctcggcaTCTGCTTGTTTTTCCTTGGCAGCCACTAATTGGGCATCTAGAGTTTGATGAATCTGTTACAGTTCGAAGCTGATATTAGAAAGAAAACCTGCTAATTCTAAGGAGCATTTTATATTCTCTTTTAAACTGAATCCAAATGAACAAAGGATCATTTGATGTCCAGTCAGTGTGCAAACTGCCAACAGAAGGTTCTAAACGTCTTGGTATCTCCCTTGCGAGCTAGTGCTAGAGGAGGAAGCTTAAATAGGATTTTGGCACACATGAGGAACTGTCACCTAGCTTCTCGTCACAAATTAAACAATTATTGTTTTGTAGCTTCTCATGATTACTGCTCCTGCCCGAAGATGAGACGACGAACGCTAGAAAGGTGGCGCTCACGCTAATCAGGTGTTGACTGAAAGTGACGTGGATCTCTGCCAAGCTAAATCTGCAACCACAAATCATTAGTGTCAAGCCAATAAGGATttcccgacgatgaccctccgacgctcaagtcaggcaatggcAAATGAATGAAGAAGGAAGTGGAGAAGAAAGAGCAACAGTGTAACTGTAACTACAGTAGTGAACCTACTTCCGTCGAAGTCtgaggtccttatataggactctcgggaggcgcgtgcacgcttcccgagaTGTGCACGCTCCCCTATGTATACCTGGAAAAGACGTATCAAAAAAacatgtctgacgtcatacctcaatagtccgagcatatccttgacgtgacagtggaagcttccactgtacgaatctctgtctgaccatgccgccgacTGTGCCGCCTGTTGATGACGTTGCTTcctaggaagatatcgccaactgctccttttgtctgttactgggccgagcgggagagccgctcggccgatgaccTGCTACTCGGCGCCGCCCTACCGCAGCGGAGGAGCCCTGTCTGTTGGGTCGAGGCGGCATCCATTGCTTAGCCGAGCGGGGGGACCGCTCGGCCTTCATTCCTCCCTGCTGAGCTTTGTGATCGCTGGAAGCTCGATATCTGACCGAGATGTCGAAGTGTCGGGTCGACTACTCTTCCTGCTGATCGGGAAGGCAGTTCGCCCGCTCGGACGTCTGCCTAGAACATTGACCACCTTGACCTCTTGCTGGGAGGGCCCCACcctaccaccggatcacatgtctcctcctcaagtctagtcgaaggaggctgcaagtccgactgactggacaagtagtctgGTGACCGATTGGTGGATTAACTAATAGACAGGTTGCATCCCGTTCGGCCCATGTAGGGTCGATCTCTCTCTGCCAGTCGGCGCATTGAGCCTTTGTACTTTGATATACTGACGCGTGAGCTTTTTTCCCCATCGCTTCTGGAGGAGCGTGAGCTGGGCAGTCAATGCTGACGCCGCCTAAATCTCCTAGGGATTCGTGTAAATCAcccccattaaggccgagcacgcgcccATGCCCATTAAATGTTGCCCTGTGGGAGGATGCCACGTGTCGCTGCGTAGCCGCCGCACGTCCGAGGTGACAGTTGCTGATGTGACGTTTGACGGTTCGAATTCAACGGACGGATGTGCGCTCCGAGTCCCGTGCCCTAGATCGAATAGCTCCGGTCGATCGCGCCCATCTTTATAAAGCCTCAGTGTCGCCATTTCTTCCTCTATGTTTTCTTCGTGCTCTCCGACGATTTTGCCTCGATGGTTCTTCAGTGTCCAGTGCTCCGGCGATCCTCGGCTCTTTGCTGCGGCGATTCCTTGCTCCCTGCGATGGTCTTCTCCCTCTCGTAAGCTTTCCCTCTCCATTGTTGCTTTCCCACTGCTTCTATTCCGCAACCGTATTTTccagctttctgtgttttccggcCATCTTTCCCTTCAAACCTTCAGCCTTTCCGTTTCCCGACCATGGCGAGTTCCTCGCAGCCGTCCGACCCCGCTCCCAGTCTCTGGTACGCTACCATGGAGACTCGGTTTGACACGGGCGACGCCGCAAGTCTGATAAACGCCTATGACCTCCCGTCCGACCATGAAATAGCTTTATCCTCCCCGTCCGACCGGCCCAATGACCCACCGATCGACACAGTTtgctttttccgagaccaatttgtgATCGGTCTTCGGTTTCCCGTCCACCCCTTCATAACCGGGTCTGCAACTACTTCCGTGTCCCGCTCGCCCAGCTCGTCCCTAACTCTTTC includes these proteins:
- the LOC122038874 gene encoding annexin-like protein RJ4, which gives rise to MATLTVPKPVPSPAEDAEAIHKACQGWIVNGQTLISILAHRDAAQRKQIQLAFKELSKEDLTKKLESVLSGHFEKAVYRWNFEPVEREAVMAYIALKKIFNPRVIIEIACVNSPNELLVVKKAYQAKYRCSLEEDVAAHTDGDLRKLLFALVSTYHYDGKDIDARLAKSEAKILQKHIKDNELNHSEIIRIVGTRGKAQVNATFNSYREEYGTSIQEALAGKSTGEFALALQAAVACIIDPHLYFVEVLDAALEKSDEDALTRVIVMRAEKDLGEIKDKFHKQKNVLLEQVVEKKTSGDYEGFLIALLGA